The DNA segment GTCATTATCCGACAGCGCACTCACTTTTCCCCTCCACGGGATGTCCTGTACCGCACCCAGGCGGTGGAGGAGGTCCTCGACAATTTGTGCTTTCATCTCTCGTTGGAGACTCACCGCTGCAGAATCCCAGCTACAGCAACCTGCACCCGCAGCAGCCGCAGGGCACACATGTTCGCCGCGTTTCGGATGAGCAGCATGGATATCGATGACGTGTCCGCGCGAAAAGGATTTTTTGTTCTCTGTGATCTCAATGGTGACATCTTCACCGGGGAGGGCACCAGAGACAAAAATGACTCGCCCATCATACCGGGCTACCATTTCCCCACCGTGCGCAGGGCCTGCACACGTTACACGGATGCGTGAACCATCCCTAGGCGCAGAGACAACTGAACCGTCTTGCTGTCTAGCGCTCACCTTCATCTCCTTCGGGGGTTTCTGGGGTGACTACAATGACGTCCTCGCTAGCATCGGCAGCGGCGCCTACCTCCTCCATATCGAATTGATTCTCGTCGAGGAGGAACGGCACGACGGTAACAGACACCCCCGGCTCACGCACCAACTTCTTCAACATAAGGTTCGTTACTTCGTTATGGGCAATGGACTCCCACCAGTGTTTCACCACCAACTGTGGAATATAGACGTTCACCACATCGCGAGGGTTGTGTGCCCGGATACGACGAATATAGCGAACTACTGGGCCGAGAATTGTCCGATAAGGGGCCTCTAAAACTTTCAGAGGTATGTCCATTTCGGACTTCGTCCACGCTTCGACGAGCTTTCTGGTCTTGACATCATCGATATTGACGGTGATTGCTTCCACCGCATCTGGCCGGGCCGCACGCGCGTAGGCCAAAGCTCGACGAGTGGGAAGGTGCAGGCCAAAAACGATGACGAGTGCGTGGGTCCGAGACGGCGCCATCCCCTGCCAACGTGCATCAGCGAGACGCTTCTTTACTTTTGCGTAGTGTCGACCGAAAGAGAGGAGGACGAAGGTGATGATGACGACAGTGAGGATCGACGCCCACCCACCACGGGTAAATTTAAAGATCACCGAAAGAAGGAGGACCGTCGCAAGCAGAAGAGCAGTAAAAATTGCGAGTGCCAAACCACTTCGAGCACGCGCAATTTTGAGTGGAGTACGTGCCGCACGCAGGTGACGCATCCAATGTTTCACCATCGCAATCTGGGCGATAAGAAAGGCCCACAGAGACCCCAGTGCGTAGAGCTCAAGCAGGCGTCGCGGTTGCCCATCAGTGAGCACAAGCGCCAACACCACCAGAATAGCGAGAGAGAAAATACCACCATTGTGTGTTAGACGACGGCCTCGTGCGGAAAGGAACTGTGGTAAGAAACCATCCTTTGCGACGTGCATTGTCAGTGAGGGAAAACTGATGAATACCGCAATGGCCGCCACCATGAGAACCAGAGCCGAGGCCACCATAACTACCCATTCCATGAAGGGATAGTCGGGGAACACTGCGGAAGCGAGCTGGACAAGCAGAGGTTGTTGCACGTAACCGGCAGGTGAGCCAGGAAGCTGACGAAGTGGGTCACTGACGAAGGCGACTCGGCTGGCCCATGCAAGCACCACCACTCCCACCATGAGTCCAAAGGTTACTGCAGCAGAGAGAGCCAGAATTCGTGAGGCATTTCGGTTCTGTGGCTTGTTGAGAATCTCCATGCCATTGTTAACGCTTTCAACACCGGAAAGCGCTGTGGCACCAATCGCAATCCCGCCCGCTAACAACATCAGCACCGCTTCGGCAGGTGCGTGAGTAACCCCATCTGCAAAACGTGCCGAGGGGGTCAGACCGTAGGTGGCAGACACCGCCACAATGGAGTTGCCCATGGCTGCTCGGACAGCTCCACCCACCAACAGAACAATGAGTACGAGAATAAAGAAGCCGGTAGGTAGAAGCGTTGCCCAGGCGGAATTGGCATAACCCCGCATGCTGACCCACAGGAGAATAACCAGAATGCCTACCGCAATGAGGGGGGTGTAGCGCATAACATCCGGTGCGATACCGGCAAACATATGCACCATCATGCTCAAACACAACGCCACGGTGAGGGCGTAATCGACTATAAACCCAGCTGCAACGCTAGCAGCGGTGCGGTACCCCAAATTGCGTTTGACGACCTGGTAGTCGCCACCCCCACCTGGGTAGATACGCATAATGGTCTGCTGTGCGCCCACTACGAGGAGCAGGAGGAGCGCCATGGCCAATCCAACACCGAGACCCCACGTAATGGCGGAAGCACCCGCAACTGCCAACACCATGAGAACAAACTGGGGGACGTACGCGACAGAGCTCAGCATGTTGGCAGTAAACAGGGGCGCCGCAAGCTGATTGGGAAGAAGAATCTGGTGAGACTCATCGCTACGGATTCGGGAGCCCAAGAGCAACCCTTTTGCGCGGCGTGACAGATTCATCATGAGTTTCCCGTCAACAGATTTCAGTCCTTAAGCCTATCCAGAGTTCATGTGGCGATCCGCTGGCTAAGCAGTTTCTCTACTTTAGAATATAGGTTAGAAGCTACCAAGCGGGGTGAATCCCCTGCGATCATCCAGAGGAGAGCACTTGTGTTCGTGGTGATTATGGGCTGTGGCCGTGTGGGCCGCTCGCTTGCGACAAGGATAGAAGCTCTCGGCCACAACGTCAGCGTTATCGATGTCAAGAGTGAAGCTCTTGCCAAGCTAGGTAATGATTTCCAGGGTAAACGAGTACTGGGACAAGGATTCGACCGCAATGTTCTCACCGAGGCGGGAATTACTGAAGCTGATGCTTTCGCTGCAGTATCAAGCGGCGATAACACCAACATTATCGCTGCTCGGGTAGCTCGTGAAGAGTTCAACGTGGAACGGGTAATTGCTCGCATTTACGATGGACGTCGAGCCGAAATCTACGAGCGTTTAGGCATTCCTACCATCGCAACGGTACCTTGGGCTGCGGAACGTTTGCTCCACGTGATCACTGGGGAGGGCGTGGGCAGCACGCTGTCCGATCCATCTGGACAGGTTTCTATCGTTGAGCTGATTCTTCACGTAGATTGGGTAGGCCAGTCGCTCAGTGAGTTGGAGAAAGCTACTGAGGGGCGCTGCGCATTTATTGTGAGAGCAGGCCGAGCCGCTATCCCTACATCACGAACACGCATTCAGGCTGAAGACCATGTGTGGCTATCGGTATTGAGCGAGAAAGAACAGCGTGCGGTCGAAATCGGCAGAATTGCTCCACAGGAGGTAGAAGACTAATGCGAGTCGCAATCGCCGGAGCAAGTGGTGTAGGTATCTCTATTGCGCATGAGCTCGTCAAAAGTGGGCATTCAGTGTTTATCCTGGAGCAGAATGAAACCAGATTACGACCTCATCTTATTCCAGACGCCCGTTGGGTCCACATGGACGTTTGTGAGGTTCATGCGCTGGAGGAGCTCCGCTTGGAGAAG comes from the Lawsonella clevelandensis genome and includes:
- a CDS encoding APC family permease; its protein translation is MMNLSRRAKGLLLGSRIRSDESHQILLPNQLAAPLFTANMLSSVAYVPQFVLMVLAVAGASAITWGLGVGLAMALLLLLVVGAQQTIMRIYPGGGGDYQVVKRNLGYRTAASVAAGFIVDYALTVALCLSMMVHMFAGIAPDVMRYTPLIAVGILVILLWVSMRGYANSAWATLLPTGFFILVLIVLLVGGAVRAAMGNSIVAVSATYGLTPSARFADGVTHAPAEAVLMLLAGGIAIGATALSGVESVNNGMEILNKPQNRNASRILALSAAVTFGLMVGVVVLAWASRVAFVSDPLRQLPGSPAGYVQQPLLVQLASAVFPDYPFMEWVVMVASALVLMVAAIAVFISFPSLTMHVAKDGFLPQFLSARGRRLTHNGGIFSLAILVVLALVLTDGQPRRLLELYALGSLWAFLIAQIAMVKHWMRHLRAARTPLKIARARSGLALAIFTALLLATVLLLSVIFKFTRGGWASILTVVIITFVLLSFGRHYAKVKKRLADARWQGMAPSRTHALVIVFGLHLPTRRALAYARAARPDAVEAITVNIDDVKTRKLVEAWTKSEMDIPLKVLEAPYRTILGPVVRYIRRIRAHNPRDVVNVYIPQLVVKHWWESIAHNEVTNLMLKKLVREPGVSVTVVPFLLDENQFDMEEVGAAADASEDVIVVTPETPEGDEGER
- a CDS encoding potassium channel family protein, translated to MFVVIMGCGRVGRSLATRIEALGHNVSVIDVKSEALAKLGNDFQGKRVLGQGFDRNVLTEAGITEADAFAAVSSGDNTNIIAARVAREEFNVERVIARIYDGRRAEIYERLGIPTIATVPWAAERLLHVITGEGVGSTLSDPSGQVSIVELILHVDWVGQSLSELEKATEGRCAFIVRAGRAAIPTSRTRIQAEDHVWLSVLSEKEQRAVEIGRIAPQEVED